In Synchiropus splendidus isolate RoL2022-P1 chromosome 15, RoL_Sspl_1.0, whole genome shotgun sequence, the genomic stretch gtctgtttcttgTCAGTGCCCTGCCCTtgagctggtcataatgtttgctGTGGTGTGATCCGTCCCCGCAGCTgcagccactgctgctcctcagtGTGTCGGACCTGCTGCTGTCCTTCTGCTGGCTGCTGGGAGGACTCCTGCTGACCATACGCTGCAGCAGCTACAACACACACTGTCAGCAGCTGCACACGCTggagcaggtacacacacacacacgcacacacacagcctggCATGTGTGGACGAGCCGAAACAGCTCAGCTCTCTGACCGAGTCTGGCAGAAGAGAGGTTTGACTCTCACTTCCTGAGAGGAAATTCCCACTGTGCGTGGTGCTGCCCCGCGCCGCTGCTGGATGGATCGCTTCCTGCTTCGATTCCTGGCAGCTGCACTGACACTACATATGATTCAAGTCATGCTTAGTTGGGTCTTGGGGACAGAATAATCGTGCTTTCATGCCTGAAAGTAAAGAATGACACGTGAGAGGGGCACTTTGCATCTTTGTTCCTCCGGATCATCACAATTAAGAGGAAGACCATAACACGACGAcgatatatatttctatatattgcatttacatgtgaaaaaacaaaccaacatcaCCATTGCACACTGGGGCATCACACATGTGTGTGGACGCTTGAGGCTCATCTCCTCCTGTGGAGCGGTGCCATCCGTCAAAGAGCCGACTGTCATGTTGGTTGCTGGTTTGAATCTCTGAAGATGGTTTTGACCTGATCTAGTCCTGCCGAGTCCCTGCAGAGGTTCACGCTGTGACACACGCTGGGATGTACAGACGTACATTCCTGACCCGGTTCTTTTGTGGGGCGGTCAGCGGTCTGCAGCTCACTGGTCTAGAAACCAACAACACGGTTGTCATGACGACATGTCTGCGCTGTGATTGGTCCCGACAGGTCCTGTAcaccagctgcttcttcttcacgcTCAACTGTGTGTGGAACATCTACAGAGGGATCCACCGGAGGCTGGACTGCAGCACGCTGACAGCGCCCGCCACCTCAGGGAGACCGGAGACCGTCACTGCGCTGTTGTCCTGGTGAGTCTCCAGTGAAAGGGTTCGTCTGATGGCCCCGCGACCAAATCAGAGGTTACAGACTTGCCTGCCTCATTGACCCCCGAAACATGTCTGTTTTAcagtctacttcctgtggtgatgatgtcaccagtgaTCTCCATGGACTACGCCCACCAGTGCCTGACCAACCTGACTGAGCCGTACAGGTAAGACACAGGCCTGAGACCGTGTCCAGGTGCCTGATAACCATGCGCTGGTTCTGACCCAGATGTGGGCTGCTGCACACCGGCGCCGTCTTCCTGGCTGCGGAGCACTCTGGCCACACTGTCTGCAACCAGCTGCTGCAGTATCGCCTGATTGTGCTGCTGACCGCATTCTTCGTCACGCTGCTGGGCATCATGGTGCGTGACTCACTACAGCCACCTGGGAGCGACACCTCAGAAGTTGTAGTTCCACCCTGAGGTCAGTTTTAAAGCTCATGCTTCTGCCGCAGGTGCTGATGGGAAGAACTCGCCACATTTACCGCCGAGTTTTGACCTCCAACGGTTTCCTCGGCAACCGCCAGCGAGCCTCGCTCCGGGTTTTGAACCTGCGCATGATTCTCTACCCAACTatcttcttcctctgctgggGACCAGGTGGGTCAGGTGATCCAGCGGATCTCTGTGATTGGTCCGAGgctatgaaacatttttataacAGCGAATCCTCTCAGCCGTAGCACTGGCCTTCCTACGTGAGGTggagccccctgctggacagagTCGAGTCAGGCAGATCCTCTACATGTGGCAGGTCAGTGGGGTCATGACACATGAGGCAGGAAACAGACAGGAAGAAAGAGAGTTAGTTGTTTCCTAAAtgttcatgttcgaaaggtggTTTCTTGAAGTGAGCGGTGCTTGTGGGTTACAGGCTGTGGCCGCATCGTCCCAGGGCTTCCTCAACTGTTTGGTGTACGGATGGACACATGCTCGCCTGCGACGGGTCGGCAGGATGGTTCTGTCCCGTGATGCTGATACGCAGACGCCGCTGCTGCGAGCTCAGAAGACGAGGACGGGCTACGGCACGGCAAGCCTCACCAGCTGAGAGAAACGGCCTCgaatgggaggaaaacagagcgcTGGTGAAGAGAGAAGTGAAGTGAGAGAAGTGAGAAGTGAGGATATTCATTGAAGGTCGTCTCCATGGTGACGGAGACTGGTGTGTTGCTGCGGTGATTCTCTTTCACTTTTCTTACTCACTGGATCAGACCTGGGAGGACCCCAGAGTCCTGGTCACAGCTGAGGAGTCTGACCTCAGGGAGTTCCTGCAGGTCAACCGTGCGGAAACATTCAGAACAACAAGCCCGACGTACGATTAATGAGTCGCACGAGGCTCCGCCCACTCTGCTGTCAACCTCATCAATGACCTTCTACATTGGCGTCTGATTTCTAACAAACTTGATCACGTGGCACCTGAAACGTCAGAAGGACTGGAGCCACGAGGACCTGCTGGAGAGCCGGGTCCTGACCCATGtcttaaaatgtaaacattacaGAGGAAATCAAAGCAGCAATCTATGATGAGATGGTGTTGAAATCCAACGACTGTAAACAGCTGACATTTTGCAGTGTTTCTGGTGTTGTGTTTGATTTCCTGAAACTCCTCTGTGGAGACAGGGACAGAACTGTTACActatattattaaaataaaacaattttctaACATCAGTAAAGTGACTGGATTTCAGAGCTTGTTGACTCCGTCCACAGCGTCCAGCAGACTTATGTAACTGTGAAGCAGCAGCGGTGAATTCTGCCGTCCTGAGCAGAACCTCTCTGGCCCGGTTCGCTCCACGTGGAGATGCACAGTTGTCATCAGTTGCGTAAGTTTGTGCGTCCTGAAACACGATGACATAATCTCTGCCGACACCCGACTGAAGTGCTCCactgttctcaca encodes the following:
- the tmem116 gene encoding transmembrane protein 116, which codes for MLNHTTDDWSQEYEAVRWVQLLMVLLSFLGSFSIIVCVMSQRLSRSPELQPLLLLSVSDLLLSFCWLLGGLLLTIRCSSYNTHCQQLHTLEQVLYTSCFFFTLNCVWNIYRGIHRRLDCSTLTAPATSGRPETVTALLSCLLPVVMMSPVISMDYAHQCLTNLTEPYRCGLLHTGAVFLAAEHSGHTVCNQLLQYRLIVLLTAFFVTLLGIMVLMGRTRHIYRRVLTSNGFLGNRQRASLRVLNLRMILYPTIFFLCWGPAVALAFLREVEPPAGQSRVRQILYMWQAVAASSQGFLNCLVYGWTHARLRRVGRMVLSRDADTQTPLLRAQKTRTGYGTASLTS